The Thermoanaerobaculia bacterium genomic sequence CCTGCACCAAGTGCCGGCAGGCGCTTTCGCGGCTTCGGGAGGCCGGCGAAGAATTCGAAGCGATCGACTACTTCGAGAAGCCGCTCTCGCGGGAGAAGCTCCGCGCCGTCCTCGGCAGTCTCGACGTGCCCATCCGCGAGGCCGTGCGCTGGGACG encodes the following:
- a CDS encoding glutaredoxin domain-containing protein, with amino-acid sequence MDEKIVVYQKPTCTKCRQALSRLREAGEEFEAIDYFEKPLSREKLRAVLGSLDVPIREAVRWD